The following proteins come from a genomic window of Solidesulfovibrio sp.:
- a CDS encoding NADH-quinone oxidoreductase subunit A, whose product MVFTWLQAAILLFFLGGIAFGAGPLLGSLLIAPKAHGGAMAETYECGVPTHGRTWVKFGINYYFYALIFLAFEVDILYLFPVAALYAKPQGLEAAAKLLVFLAVLAAAIIYFMRKGVFTWPRRIQVAPRP is encoded by the coding sequence ATGGTCTTTACCTGGTTACAAGCGGCGATCCTGCTGTTCTTCCTGGGCGGCATCGCCTTCGGGGCGGGGCCGCTGCTCGGGTCGCTGCTCATCGCGCCCAAGGCCCACGGCGGCGCCATGGCCGAGACCTACGAATGCGGCGTGCCCACCCACGGCCGCACCTGGGTCAAGTTCGGCATCAACTACTACTTCTACGCCTTGATCTTCTTGGCCTTCGAGGTGGACATCCTCTACCTCTTTCCCGTGGCCGCCCTGTACGCCAAGCCGCAAGGCCTGGAGGCCGCGGCCAAGCTGTTGGTGTTTCTCGCGGTGCTCGCCGCCGCCATCATCTACTTCATGCGCAAGGGAGTGTTCACATGGCCCCGCAGAATCCAGGTTGCGCCCCGGCCGTAG
- a CDS encoding NADH-quinone oxidoreductase subunit M gives MTTHNGFPVVTALIVLPLVAAVVLLVLRRNEHTTRLVTLGAGILECLLALPLLGYAPDGPAFQFVEHAPWLPALGMSYHLGVDGLSLYMILLTALMLPLCVLGSWTYISKRVTEFHFCLLLMTSACIGVFAALDFVLFYVFWEAMLVPMYLLIAVWGGPRRRYASIKFFLYTLAGSTLLLAAIVAFRQVGGTFAIPELMEKTYSFRFQMWAFLAMALAFAIKVPMFPFHTWLPAAHVEAPAAGSVLLAAILLKMGTYGFLRFCLPLTPAASVTAAPVMIAVSIASILYGGCIALGQTDIKKLIAYSSVGHMGFVTLGIFLFSVKGVSGAILQMLNHGITTGGLFMMVGLLYERSHSREIADNQGLGKFMPAYMFLFGVFSFSSLAFPGTNSFVGEVLVLIGAFAGNPWVGFAAVPGAMLAAAYMLRLLQRVTWGEPTSFKKGWYDLGAREWATLVPLALLVFYIGLAPSLAIRTIEPSIERVLSAMNAKNQAMGLTPDMPLAQRMELAAPLTVAQSADLAR, from the coding sequence ATGACGACGCACAACGGATTCCCGGTGGTGACGGCCCTGATCGTCCTGCCGCTGGTTGCCGCCGTGGTCCTTTTGGTCCTGCGGCGAAACGAACACACCACAAGGCTCGTGACGCTTGGCGCGGGGATTCTCGAATGCCTGCTGGCCTTGCCGTTGCTGGGCTACGCCCCCGACGGCCCGGCCTTCCAGTTCGTGGAACACGCCCCCTGGCTGCCGGCGCTCGGCATGTCCTACCACCTGGGCGTGGACGGCCTGAGCCTGTACATGATCCTTCTCACCGCGCTGATGCTGCCGCTGTGCGTGCTCGGGTCCTGGACCTACATCAGTAAGCGGGTGACGGAGTTCCACTTCTGCCTGTTGCTGATGACCTCGGCCTGCATCGGCGTCTTCGCCGCCCTGGACTTCGTCCTGTTCTACGTCTTCTGGGAAGCCATGCTCGTGCCGATGTACCTGCTCATCGCCGTGTGGGGCGGTCCCCGGCGGCGCTACGCCTCCATCAAGTTCTTCCTGTACACGCTTGCCGGCTCGACCCTGCTTCTGGCCGCCATCGTGGCCTTTCGGCAGGTCGGCGGCACCTTCGCCATACCGGAGCTGATGGAAAAGACCTATTCCTTCCGCTTCCAGATGTGGGCTTTCCTGGCCATGGCGCTCGCCTTCGCCATCAAGGTGCCCATGTTCCCGTTCCACACCTGGCTGCCGGCCGCCCACGTCGAGGCCCCGGCCGCGGGCAGCGTGCTGCTGGCCGCCATCCTGCTCAAGATGGGCACCTACGGCTTCCTGCGCTTTTGCCTGCCCCTGACCCCGGCCGCGTCGGTCACGGCCGCGCCGGTCATGATCGCCGTCTCCATCGCCTCCATCCTCTACGGCGGCTGCATCGCCCTGGGGCAAACCGACATCAAGAAGCTCATCGCCTACTCGTCCGTGGGCCACATGGGCTTCGTGACGCTGGGCATCTTCCTTTTCAGCGTCAAGGGCGTCTCCGGCGCCATCCTGCAGATGCTCAACCACGGCATCACCACCGGCGGCCTGTTCATGATGGTCGGCCTGCTCTACGAGCGCAGCCACAGCCGGGAGATCGCTGACAACCAGGGCCTGGGCAAGTTCATGCCGGCCTACATGTTCCTGTTCGGCGTCTTCTCCTTCTCCTCCCTGGCCTTTCCCGGCACCAACAGCTTCGTGGGCGAGGTGCTGGTCCTCATCGGCGCTTTCGCCGGCAACCCCTGGGTGGGTTTCGCCGCCGTGCCCGGGGCCATGCTGGCCGCCGCCTACATGCTGCGCCTGCTGCAGCGCGTCACCTGGGGCGAGCCCACCTCCTTCAAGAAGGGCTGGTACGACCTGGGCGCCCGGGAGTGGGCCACCCTCGTTCCCCTGGCCCTGCTGGTCTTTTACATCGGCCTGGCCCCGTCCCTGGCGATCAGGACCATCGAGCCGTCCATCGAGCGGGTGCTGTCCGCCATGAACGCGAAAAACCAGGCCATGGGCCTGACGCCGGACATGCCGCTGGCCCAGCGCATGGAACTCGCCGCGCCGCTGACCGTGGCCCAATCCGCCGACCTGGCCCGCTAA
- a CDS encoding NADH-quinone oxidoreductase subunit C has product MIPEFVAKLGAVCSAPLDFAATGCVLSVTLTPETIREAVAVLDKEGYLLEDVMASDLQEGFEVAYHLSLLDGANRVVLRLTVPHDAPRVPTISDIYPGADWHERECFDFYGIDFVGHPNLHYLLLPEDFDGHPLVKAPKARKSLADLVPLTYLVDCGLAEPEAAPQAKPKPVAKAAAPKDA; this is encoded by the coding sequence ATGATTCCGGAATTCGTGGCCAAGCTCGGGGCGGTGTGCTCCGCGCCCCTGGATTTCGCCGCCACGGGCTGCGTGCTGTCCGTGACGCTGACCCCGGAAACCATCCGCGAGGCCGTGGCCGTCCTGGACAAGGAAGGCTACCTGCTCGAGGACGTCATGGCCTCGGACCTCCAGGAAGGCTTCGAGGTGGCCTACCACCTGAGCCTGCTCGATGGGGCCAACCGGGTGGTCCTGCGCCTGACCGTGCCCCACGACGCACCCCGGGTGCCGACCATAAGCGACATCTACCCCGGCGCGGACTGGCACGAGCGGGAGTGCTTCGACTTCTACGGCATCGACTTCGTCGGCCACCCCAACCTGCACTACCTGCTTTTGCCCGAGGATTTCGACGGCCATCCGCTGGTCAAGGCCCCGAAAGCCCGCAAGTCCCTGGCCGACCTGGTGCCGTTGACCTATCTCGTGGACTGCGGCCTGGCCGAGCCGGAAGCCGCGCCCCAGGCCAAGCCCAAGCCGGTGGCCAAGGCCGCCGCCCCCAAAGACGCATAG
- a CDS encoding NADH-quinone oxidoreductase subunit NuoB, with product MAPQNPGCAPAVDTVDPALIATPAVQKLVDVCRAMSIWPMTFGLACCAIEMMAVGMARFDIARFGAEVFRPSPRQSDLMIVAGTVNKKIAPAVVRLYEQMPAPRYVMALGNCAISGGPFNIEGQYGVIQGVDTLIPVDVYVPGCPPRPEGLLEGLFAIQQKITGKRWWQVPKGGQQ from the coding sequence ATGGCCCCGCAGAATCCAGGTTGCGCCCCGGCCGTAGATACGGTCGACCCGGCGCTCATCGCCACGCCGGCCGTCCAGAAGCTGGTGGATGTGTGCCGGGCCATGTCCATCTGGCCCATGACCTTCGGCCTGGCCTGCTGCGCCATCGAGATGATGGCCGTGGGCATGGCCCGCTTCGACATCGCCCGGTTCGGCGCCGAGGTCTTCCGTCCCTCGCCGCGCCAGTCGGATCTGATGATCGTGGCCGGCACGGTCAACAAGAAGATCGCCCCGGCCGTGGTGCGGCTCTACGAGCAGATGCCGGCCCCGCGCTACGTCATGGCCCTGGGCAACTGCGCCATCTCCGGCGGCCCGTTCAACATCGAGGGCCAGTACGGCGTCATCCAGGGCGTGGACACGCTGATCCCGGTCGATGTCTACGTGCCCGGCTGTCCGCCCCGGCCCGAGGGGCTGCTCGAAGGGCTGTTCGCGATCCAGCAGAAAATCACCGGCAAGCGCTGGTGGCAGGTCCCCAAGGGAGGCCAGCAATGA
- a CDS encoding NADH-quinone oxidoreductase subunit N, which produces MTIYLLLPELWLLGLVCALFVASLKGVKSVSGWLPAAAGIGVLVALMGVSARGEMLYATYRLDALSQFFKLVIALGFAIVTGIAAGKKDDADMTPDYFMLLALSAWGLMLLASCVELVTLYLALELSSYSLYALIPLRGQDRRAAEAGIKYILFGAAVTALALFGLSYIMAAKHTTYISALAASSWSFADAPLAVVGLTLFLAGFFYKLALFPFHFWCPDVYQGAKNETAAYVATIPKLGAVVVLVRLAAFVTPHMEVTDILAILGAVSMTAGNLAALVQRDVKRLLGYSSVAHAGYVMLGLAAGSAAGLSAAAFYSLAYILMNLAAFYVVCTMSVGGENPSLDDLDGLYKRAPALAMILAVAAFALVGLPPTAGFTGKLFLLSAAWDQGYHWLVIVAVLNTAISIYYYLSLVRHAYTGESEAPAIAVPRGALVFGGLLAALVLLLGILPAPLYDLAAMAGTQLHP; this is translated from the coding sequence ATGACCATCTACCTGCTCTTGCCGGAACTGTGGCTGCTGGGCCTGGTCTGCGCCCTGTTCGTGGCCAGCCTCAAAGGCGTCAAATCCGTGTCGGGCTGGCTGCCGGCCGCGGCCGGAATCGGCGTGCTGGTCGCCTTGATGGGGGTTTCCGCCCGGGGCGAGATGCTCTACGCCACCTACAGGCTCGACGCCCTGTCCCAGTTCTTCAAGCTCGTCATCGCCCTGGGCTTCGCCATCGTCACCGGCATCGCCGCCGGGAAAAAGGACGATGCGGACATGACCCCGGACTATTTCATGCTCCTGGCCCTGTCCGCCTGGGGACTCATGCTCCTGGCCTCCTGCGTGGAGCTGGTCACGCTCTACCTGGCCCTGGAACTCTCGTCCTACAGCCTCTACGCGCTCATTCCGCTGCGGGGCCAGGACAGGAGGGCGGCCGAGGCCGGCATCAAGTACATCCTCTTCGGCGCCGCCGTGACCGCCCTGGCCCTGTTCGGCCTGTCCTACATCATGGCCGCCAAGCACACGACCTACATCAGTGCCCTGGCCGCCAGCTCCTGGAGCTTCGCCGACGCGCCCTTGGCCGTGGTCGGCCTGACGCTGTTCCTGGCCGGCTTCTTCTATAAGCTCGCGCTGTTCCCGTTCCACTTCTGGTGCCCGGACGTCTACCAGGGCGCCAAAAACGAGACCGCCGCCTACGTGGCCACCATTCCCAAGCTCGGGGCGGTGGTGGTGCTGGTGCGCCTGGCCGCCTTCGTCACGCCCCACATGGAAGTCACCGACATCCTGGCCATCCTCGGCGCCGTGTCCATGACCGCCGGCAACCTGGCCGCCCTGGTCCAGCGCGACGTCAAGCGGCTGCTCGGCTACTCGTCCGTGGCCCATGCCGGCTACGTGATGCTGGGCCTGGCCGCCGGCTCGGCCGCCGGGCTTTCGGCCGCGGCCTTCTACAGCCTGGCCTACATCCTCATGAACCTGGCCGCCTTCTACGTGGTCTGCACCATGTCTGTCGGCGGCGAGAACCCCAGCCTCGACGACCTCGACGGCCTGTACAAGCGCGCCCCGGCCCTGGCCATGATCCTGGCCGTGGCCGCCTTCGCCCTGGTCGGCCTGCCGCCGACCGCCGGATTCACCGGCAAGCTCTTCCTGCTTTCGGCCGCCTGGGACCAGGGCTATCACTGGCTGGTCATCGTGGCCGTGCTCAATACGGCGATTTCCATCTACTACTATTTGAGCCTCGTGCGCCACGCCTACACCGGCGAATCCGAGGCCCCGGCGATTGCCGTGCCCAGGGGGGCGCTGGTCTTCGGCGGCCTGCTGGCCGCGCTGGTTTTGTTGCTCGGCATCCTGCCGGCGCCGCTGTATGACCTGGCGGCCATGGCCGGAACCCAACTGCACCCCTAG